One window of the Pieris brassicae chromosome 2, ilPieBrab1.1, whole genome shotgun sequence genome contains the following:
- the LOC123720671 gene encoding mitochondrial GTPase 1, which translates to MALKFDAAAYSFRKTCPYVTKDLLRWFPGHMNKGLKQIQRKLKSVDCVIEVHDARIPFSGRNPIFTSTITGAKPHILVLNKKDLAIKSLVPRIKDQLTAEDGVKNVVFTNSKDQLCRGLKILKPLLIDLIKDSNRYNRSEEQDYNVLIIGVPNVGKSSLINMLRSKNTHQKHALQVGAVAGVTKSMHTKIRINSNPHIFMFDTPGILEPSVTNVEMGLKLALCASLQDHLVGEEIIADYLLYWLNAHENFKYVDYMGLEEPTDDINRVLIAGSAKFNRIRRVRDYDGRMRDVPDLIETARTMIRGFRTGELGKTLLDIHLLKEKGKESLQSHPQTHEHAN; encoded by the exons ATGGCATTAAAGTTTGATGCAGCAGCGTACAGTTTTAGAAAAACATGCCCGTACGTAACCAAAGATTTACTGCGTTGGTTTCCTGGGCACATGAATAAAGgtttaaaacagatacagaggaAATTAAAATCCGTCGATTGTGTCATCGAAGTTCATGACGCCAGAATTCCATTTTCTGGGAGAAATCCCATTTTTACTAGTACAATAACAGGTGCAAAACCacatatattagttttaaataagaaagacTTAGCCATTAAATCATTAGTACCAAGAATCAAGGATCAGTTAACGGCAGAAGATGGTGTAAAAAATGTGGTGTTTACAAATAGTAAAGATCAGTTATGCAGAGGACTTAAAATACTCAAACCGCTACTGATAGACCTAATAAAGGATTCCAACAG ATATAATCGTAGTGAAGAACAAGATTATAATGTATTGATAATTGGTGTACCTAATGTGGGTAAAtcttctttaataaacatGCTAAGAAGTAAAAATACTCACCAGAAACATGCTTTACAAGTTGGTGCGGTAGCTGGAGTTACAAAGAGTATGCATACCAAGATAAGGATAAATAGCAATCCTCATATTTTCATGTTTGATACACCAG GTATTTTAGAGCCATCCGTAACCAATGTTGAGATGGGTTTAAAGCTAGCACTTTGTGCATCTTTACAAGACCATTTAGTTGGTGAAGAGATAATAGCGGACTATTTGCTGTACTGGCTCAATGCTCATGAGAACTTTAAATATGTAGACTATATGGGATTGGAGGAGCCAACTGATGATATCAATAGG gtACTGATTGCTGGCAGTGCGAAATTCAACCGGATAAGACGTGTCCGGGATTATGACGGCCGAATGAGGGATGTTCCAGATTTAATAGAAACAGCACGCACAATGATCCGGGGATTCAGAACCGGGGAATTAGGGAAGACCTTGCTTGATATACATCTATTAAAGGAGAAAGGTAAAGAAAGCTTACAAAGCCATCCACAGACACATGAGCATGCGAACTAA